The Denticeps clupeoides chromosome 4, fDenClu1.1, whole genome shotgun sequence genome segment GTTTGTTTTGCAATTCATTTGAACTAAATTGGAAATTAAGTCACTGTGTGGGCTTTTGCCTATTGCCACTTACAGTAGCCTAGTCTATAGTAGCCTGTTATGCTGTAAGCGGCAATATCTGTTGGGCTTCCACCCACTCACCTCCTCTTGCACTGTTGAAACTGGGCTACAAACGTACCTTAGAAAGGTAACATGTAACAGTTTGGGTCCGTGGGTCAGGTTGAAGTAGTTTTGGGGGAGTGTGGACAGAAGGAGGCAAACCGTGAAGAAAAACGATCTCACACAGATGCTGGGATTTCCGTTTTACTAGCCAATTATTAACTTCCGGTATTTGAACGTCACTATGGTTGGTTGAATGACTTGGGTCAACTTCAGACACGAAACAATAAAGGCCACACGTTCCTTACGGTTACTGTTGTAAAATACAAGCCGAGCATGTTACAATCCGCCCAGTATAACTCAACTAAAGTAAATTCACACAAGTGCACCCCGACACATTTTGTCTGAAAGGTGCAGATAAACAACTGTCTATCGAAAATATCGAACTTACTACCACGGCATTTCAGATAAACACAATAACCTGCGCATTGTCCTCTTTACACAACAAATATGTACTGAAACCATGGCTCAAAAAATGGTCTACGGACCATACCATGGGATACCTGTACCTTTGCACCCCTAGAAAAAACTAAGCAAAGAGAGTGAGGCCAAGCAAAGGATCAATTGAGGGTGTACTAATAATCACATCGTTACTTTTCATCTGAAAAGTAAAATGACCACTTGATGAAAAATCCTTCATTCAGGAGGAATACGCACTCAAGTTCTTCACAGTTTTGTAGTCCAGGCGCCAGCATCTGCAGTTTCTGTGCTGATATATTGCAGCAGTTGAGGCACAGACTTTTAATGCGTTCACAGCACAGCAGGCAGTAGCGTAGAACCCAGCAGTCTGTCTTCTTCAGAGGAATGAATGCCAGGTCCACGCGCTCCCACGTCTCCATGGCCTTCCTCACAAAATGCTCTTCATTCAGCTCATACAGCGAGTGCAGGATGAACAGCTTCATATCATCTCCCCACCTGGAGTCCCTCATCTCTTTGATGACCTTCAGAAGCCACTCCTCCAGGAGACCCCGGATGGGGGAAACAGAAAGAGGGAGTGTCTCTGTGAGGGAGCTCCTCACTTCTTCATTGGAGAGACCCAGCAAGAACTGAATGACAGGCAGCAGGTGAGTGTTTTTCATGTCTTGCTGATCTCCCTGGACAGACCCAATCAGATCGTTCACTTTCCTGTGGGCTTGGTCCATGTCCATTAATGTGTAGCACAGAGCGGTGAAGAACTCTTGGAAGCTGAGATGCATGAAGCTGAACATCATCTGCACACGGATTTTCCTCTTCAGGGGAAATTTGCACAGGAAGGGAACGCTGGTGGGATCAGACACAGCCTCAGACACGCTCTTCTCGTCAAACAGGACATGCTGTTTCAGCGTTTCTTTCTCTGCCAGCTCACTCAAATTCTTAAGCATGTCTGGAGGAGAAACGTTTAGGCCCTGGCAATGGTGGTCTAGCAAAGTGACAACAAAGTAGACAAATATGGAAGTAGTTGTTTCCAGGCCTCTCGTCATGTCCACACCATCTTTAAACTGCTCCCTGAAAACAGTGCAGACAATCCAGCAGATAACTGGGATGAAACAGGCAGTGAAGAGGGTTTCATTAGCCCTGACAGAGTCATAAGCCACTTGAGAAAGCCTCTTATCGTTAAAGAACCTCTGAAAGTACATCTCCACTCCCTTCTCAGAGAAGCCCAGGATCTCGGTGAAACGCTGTGGCCCACGGAGCAGCCTGCTCAGTCGGTCCAATGCTGTGGACCTGGTTGTGACCAAAAGGAAGCACTTGGGCAGAATGCGACCCCTCAGAAGAGCGCTCAGGGTACCATGCAACGTTGCTGGGGTGACTAGGTCACTAGGAGGAAATGTGGCTGCTTCTTCCAGTGGTAGTTTCAGTTCATCAAAGCCATCTATAAGGAACAGCACCCTATCTGGGGAGTCGTGCAACATCCTGGAGATAAGAGACAGGTATTTTGGGCTGTGATTCACCAGTTCCACTACGCTCTTATTCCCGACGACATGGTTCAGCTCTTTGCACCTGAGATGTACAACAAGATCAAAGCGATCCATGTAGAGTGTACCAGATGCCCAGTCACACATGATCTTCTTGACAGTGAAGGATTTGCCACTGCCGGGGTTTCCCTGGAGGATGACTGCTTTTGGAGACGGCCCATGGCTGTTGGGGTTGAACAGCTCCTCCACGCTGGTACTGCTGTAGGCCTCACTGGCCCTGGAGCTCAGCACCTGCTGGAAACTCACTCCTCTGGAACGGATCTCCTTCTCTCGCTCGTTCTGCTCCCGGTGTCTCTGAACAATCAGCAGCTCGCTGTAGCGGTCGGACAGTTTCACGTCCTCCCCTGGGAGGGAGTTGTACTCCTGCACCGTGGCATACTCAGAATGGATCAGCTTTCTGTAATCATGGATTATATCACTCTGAtctgaaaaaacagaattaGAATGTGACAACATTACAGTAATCACTGTATTACTGTAGTAGTCAGATTTGTTACCACATTTCAGATACTTTCAATCCACGGACCTGAGGAATTGGCACGTGCTTCAACATTTGCAAGAGGGAAACTGGTACCTGTGAAGTTTTAGCAAATACAGTAAATAGATGGTACACAGAATGGCAAAATAATATTAGCGCATCATGCTTTTAAGTAATAATGATGAAATAATTATGATGTATTTATAGATGAGATATACTCAATTAGTACAAGCATAAGCaacaaattcaattaaaaaaaaatccaaattatGAAAATTACTGGAGCACTTATATTTtctatattgaaatatatatagcatttaattttgaatgtgaaagaattaaaataataatggctTCAAACAAAAAGCATGCAACAAGACAAGGAATTAAACAAACCTATGACCGTTGCCAGACATACGATAATTATCttatttgtaccataattttaccctctgtacgatGTACAATCAATAAATAGTACAACAAGGGACGGATCTTcgttttcatctggctgcacAGACATACATGGTTTATGTGCAGTCTTCTCACGTGCCTTGATGTAACATATAGGTGTCAAACTCACAACCCGTGAGCCACATCCGGCCGGcaagatcatttaaaataaatgtattataatgatCTGGTGATATGAAACGCTGATAACATACAAACTACAGATACAGATTTTTGACCTCTACTGCAATTGGGATTGACAATGATGAGTAGTATTGAGCGTGAATGCCCAGAGGTGGTTTTTACAAACATTCTGTAATGCACATTATGTGTGTATGgtcatttttctcaaaatacgctaattttaagatgctggtatGATACAGGCAACACTGGTACTGATATACTTACCATAGTAATAGTTTGTGATGTTAACATCCCTCTGAACATCATTATGCGACAGAACAGGCGCTGAAATATGGCTTCCACTTGAAGCTGCAATGTTCAAATCCAGAGCATATGATAagcattgaaataaaaaaagcaataaaaataaagtaaaaaaagaatatcCTTGCATAATATCCttgttttcattaaacaatgacataAAAATGTCTCCACAGATTTTTGTTCCTTGAGCAGCAATACAACATTGTTGTATTATTCTTTTAGCATATCTCtagatataataaaaattgttgccactttcactttttaataatatgtatttgtgtatgtacaCTTTTAGATAGTCCCTTCCTGAATAATTTCAGAGTTAGGGTTGTATTGATGAAAAgcctttaattacatttacatttacagcatttatcagacgcccttatccagagcaacttacaatcagtagttacagggacagtcccccctggagcaacttagggttaagtgtcttgctcagggacacaatggtagtaagtgggatttgaacctgggtcttctggttcataggtgagtgtgttaaccactaggctactaccaccctgtagccTTAATTTCACTAACTGCCTAAAACTTGCACAGTACAGTATAtgtgcatttataaaatatatttttagatttctcgtatgaaacaaaaaaaggtttctttGTGTCTACACTTAAatagtaatgtaaatgttattatttcTTCTGATTTGTAACCATAATCCAACTGGCCCACCTGAATACTTCACCCGCTTGGCCTGCTCGTCGTCTGAAACGCTGGACGTGCTGCGTTTCCGGTTGCTATCATGGTTTTCCTCTGCACAGGACACAAGTAAAAAATTCTGACCAAAAACACTAATGAAGTCGTAAATATGCTATTTCACAGATTTAGGCCACTTACCATGGTTGGAAGACTCCATTTAGTAATTCTTACGGCACTTTCCGTCTGGTCTGGTGCCactaaaatgatcaaatgagAAAATTAATGATTGTGACCTAGGTAATCAGGCAAAATTATTTtcacaaaagacattttgttgcaCCTCTGACAGCCCTTTGAATATTGAGCCTTGAGTTAAAacaagtaatttatttttttattccaacatCTTCTGGAGGATTTTGCTGCCAAAGTGTTGCAGGGTGGGGACTAACTGTTCATTGGCTAATCTGAGGAGCGTGGACATCCGTCCATGTTCGGTCGTGAGAAACAGAAGGCTACATATAcgcacatttttaaatgtgcgaataaataaaaatatttattcaaatcTGTGCTGTACAGAGTAAAACGTGTGCAGGTGGTGCTGCAGACCGAGAGGGAGATCACTGCAGTATTAAGAAggcataaaaataatacagtaTGGTAATTGTAtatttcagaaaagaaaaagaaaagatatgCAGAAAAAGTAAGACAGTGACGCGAAGTGCACTATTTGCACACCCACCTCTATCGCGGCGCCTGATTGGTCCTCGTGGCGCTGCAGAAACACAGAGCTCACGTGTGATTGGCCCAAACGTTTTTGCCCGCTAAAGGTAACTTTTCGTTTCTTTGAAGTGTAATTTTGCCCCAAACGTGTtgtaaaggagaaaaaaacgaAGAAAACTTCTGCGGAAAGTCACTGCGAGCAGCCACCCGTCCGAGAGGGGTTTTCAGTTTTCAGACATtatttttcacatgcatcagCCCCCCAAAGTACATTCCCTGCATGCCAGTAAATATGCTGGTCCACGCGATCCCGTTTCCGAACACGACAAGAGGAAGGAGTACCTTGCAATGCCCGACCGTGGTTTCCCAGTCGACTTCCCCCTTCCCCGCAAGCCACGGGTCATTTATTAACCGAGCGGACAGCTCTCCACCCGCCACGGATATGACGGGGTCACGCCGGGGTCAGGGGCGGTTGGTGTGAtgaaagtactttttttttttttttttattagaataaaaaattgattatatatatatatacacacacacacacacacacacacatacatacatacaaaaatacatttaaaaagtgtgacaattgaaaatgaaatttgacaacaaataaaatatagagGAATTCAGAGTGAGACAGGCCTAGAGCGAACTGGTTAGTGTtattataaaacttttttttacattttacaaaatcttAATAAAACAATGGACATTTTGTACAACGTGTATTGAAACAATACAGTACAGCataccaaaatatttttttttcggATTACATCTGTGTTTACTAAAGTGTAAAGAGGCTTTTTATGGAGGAATACATCAGTACAATCAtagtaaaaattatataaaatactaCTAATGTTACTAATAAGCTTATTAATGTGTAACCACAGGTTCTCTACCCAATCCAGGCAACAGAAATTAAAGACAGTTTTTCAGTGTCATGTTTTTGAAGAAATCCACATTTcactaataataacaaaataataaagaagGTAACCCAAGGAGCAGCTGTGAAGATGGCTGGATTTGAAGCACCACAAGAGCGAACTTTataaagtaagtaagtaaaaagaaaatcaagCCAGTGTTTCCAGACATAAGATCCAGAGCATTATGCCATTTTAAATACTAAAATCCTGTCCAGGATGTTTTAATGTGTAGATTTATTTTCATCCATATTCCATAACATCTATGCCTACTGGCAAGTAAAgacaagaaaacatgttttgttgtgcaCCCCAAGTTCTGGGGCTTTAACACAGACCCAAAGTGGCACTAAAGTCTGGATCGTGCTTTATCAGGTGATTTATCATCTTCTCACTGGACTTCTTCCCCTTGTTCAGCACCAATTTTATCAGAACGCGAGCTTTGTCTGCTCTGGCTGGATTTTCCTCCCTAATCGACTCAACTTCCAGAGCGTTCAGGACTCTATCTTGCTGTAGGTCATCCAGCAGCAGGTTGATAACAGCAGCAGAAACGCCCCGAACAAATTCCGGGCGGATTTTGTCGAGCAGTTGAACTGTTAAAAATATAggaaaatacgttttttttaatcaggtaAGCATTGTGAGAAGCACATGCAATCATGTACAGTCTATAGATGTAACTGAACTGCTTCCTAGAAACCATTTTTTACACACGATTTACATACGGTACCACATGTTAGTTTCTTACCTGAATCTTGTATGGATGGTGAGGCATTTTGAACTTGAACAGCACCTATATGGAAAAAATAGAAATCTGAGAAAATGGATTCATCTGATGAtataattaagaaaaaagtAGATCTGAAAGAGAAGACCTtgttaaatattgaaaaaattGGATTATGCAAGCCCTACACATGAGTGTAATTATTTTGGAATATAACTTTATGAGAACTATGTCTGCCTCAGAGGTGTATAAATCAGCCCCTCCTGAAAGTTCACAACCATTAATCAAAGTGAAAtttcccatcaccctgagtgagcagtgggcagacatgacaggcgcctgggagcAGTGCAtagggacagtgctttgctcagtggcacctcagtggcaccttggcagatcgggattcgacccggcaaccttctgattacagggccacttccttaaccactaggccaccaaatTTGACCTATGACCTTAGGCTGCAGTGTCGCTCGATTGAAACCAAGCACATAAGATGAAGATTGGCAATCATATATTACAACTGAAGTCCATTCAATTACCTGAAGTTTAATACAAAACCGGTGCTATACTGTGAaggaacagacagacaaaagtCATCGCTTGTCAGTCACTTTTCTACTGCAAAGCTTAACAGGCTATGGACATGACAAGTAAACGTGTTTACTCATGGTACAATTGGAGAAGGATGAATATGAGAGGACCCTGGTCCTGCCCTGCAGATCCTCACTTCGTACAGGAGTAACCACTGAGAATGTAAACTCCCCCCTTGACAAGATTAATGGTTTAATTGTGGTTGTCATTTTGTTTATATTAAGTCAATTATCTTAAGAAAGTACTGAACAAATTTGTTGTCACTAACAGCTGATTTCAGTGTTCTGTAAAATCCTCTGCCTTGTTTGGAAAGGTTACATAGAACACCAGTTgagttcattcatttgttcttGCAATGTCTGCTAGTTCTCACaaagaaacatgaaaacattaaaGCACTTCCAATTTCACTGTAGGTGTCACATCAGGGATTTTAGGCCACAACAATCACAAAAAAGCCCACAAAATCCTGGAGAGATTGATAAACAgaatataaagataaaaaaagacaaccacAAACCTGATGAGTGTTTTTGTTCAACCGTATTCTGTGTTTCTCCGCCTGTGAAGGAAATCAGCAGATGTTTGTGTGGTTTGAACTCAGACTTCAGtgattgatgtaaaaaaaacgtATCTAATGGTATACAAACGTTTTACTATATTGTCCAGTGCgtcgttcatttttttaacttcattATGAATGGCACCAACTTCCTCATCCACAGAATTAATGGTCTTATTTGTATTTTCCAGGACATCGTGCACGGCGGTAACCTGGTCTTCAGTGCGTTTCACCGTTTCATTTACCGCATCTAGCTTCTTTTTAGCATTGTCCATCTCATCTCTCTGCTCCACctgaaggaaaaaacaaagTTGCTTCCGTTCATCTTCCAGTTGCTGAAACAAATCTTGcagtttttcttctgttttattgGCCTTAAAAAATCGAAAGAGCTTGTTTGTGGAACCCCATTTCTTGAGGAAGGCTTCGGCCGAATCCAGGACTTCTTTCAAAGCTGCAAGGCGTGCTTCCAGTGGCTTGACGTTTTTACCAAAATCCTGCTTCTGCAGAGCAGTCAGCGTTTCCACCAGGGTTGTGATACAGTTTGCCAGTCGTTTGCACTGCTCCTTGTTCGACTGCTCCTTCTGAAATAAAGTGATCAGAGTCTCTGCAATCATTTTAATTGGCTCGATGGCTTCCATTATTACTGAAAcgggaaaacaaaacaaaaaaaatttgcgTGGTCAACATCCAGTCATATTTTAATGCTAAcaattaatcattattttaatatattttaacgCTAAACAATTAATCCACCGATCACATCATCATTTTACATTAGACGTCATCCCATTCTATGACTATAACGGCTGTGTCTGGTTGCATGATTGGTAGCGCAGTTGATGACTGCATTATGAAAA includes the following:
- the LOC114789270 gene encoding NACHT, LRR and PYD domains-containing protein 3-like isoform X3, with translation MESSNHEENHDSNRKRSTSSVSDDEQAKRVKYSASSGSHISAPVLSHNDVQRDVNITNYYYGTSFPLANVEARANSSDQSDIIHDYRKLIHSEYATVQEYNSLPGEDVKLSDRYSELLIVQRHREQNEREKEIRSRGVSFQQVLSSRASEAYSSTSVEELFNPNSHGPSPKAVILQGNPGSGKSFTVKKIMCDWASGTLYMDRFDLVVHLRCKELNHVVGNKSVVELVNHSPKYLSLISRMLHDSPDRVLFLIDGFDELKLPLEEAATFPPSDLVTPATLHGTLSALLRGRILPKCFLLVTTRSTALDRLSRLLRGPQRFTEILGFSEKGVEMYFQRFFNDKRLSQVAYDSVRANETLFTACFIPVICWIVCTVFREQFKDGVDMTRGLETTTSIFVYFVVTLLDHHCQGLNVSPPDMLKNLSELAEKETLKQHVLFDEKSVSEAVSDPTSVPFLCKFPLKRKIRVQMMFSFMHLSFQEFFTALCYTLMDMDQAHRKVNDLIGSVQGDQQDMKNTHLLPVIQFLLGLSNEEVRSSLTETLPLSVSPIRGLLEEWLLKVIKEMRDSRWGDDMKLFILHSLYELNEEHFVRKAMETWERVDLAFIPLKKTDCWVLRYCLLCCERIKSLCLNCCNISAQKLQMLAPGLQNCEELELHVHNLSDADTTDLTSALGEGKILDLRLDHSSLSCESLQLVLHALTKQKQVRTVDLQVSTIMSDAIAKIVDFIQTTSIGDQVCIELNEPTEESGDSLCSFLSVEKDSESLILSVKHRRTPDGTFDHSEIFNPQIKPSLSEISITMAQMKTPSINWIDYFNKFFALKDLTERLYAGLIGNGMLSDEAVRLLHESQMVPEFTLVVIGKRCHKATERCNNNSQWSLSCNHRVQLQFQSGSFTEEDLEISYLEEDFSHGAT
- the LOC114789270 gene encoding NACHT, LRR and PYD domains-containing protein 3-like isoform X2, translated to MESSNHEENHDSNRKRSTSSVSDDEQAKRVKYSASSGSHISAPVLSHNDVQRDVNITNYYYGTSFPLANVEARANSSDQSDIIHDYRKLIHSEYATVQEYNSLPGEDVKLSDRYSELLIVQRHREQNEREKEIRSRGVSFQQVLSSRASEAYSSTSVEELFNPNSHGPSPKAVILQGNPGSGKSFTVKKIMCDWASGTLYMDRFDLVVHLRCKELNHVVGNKSVVELVNHSPKYLSLISRMLHDSPDRVLFLIDGFDELKLPLEEAATFPPSDLVTPATLHGTLSALLRGRILPKCFLLVTTRSTALDRLSRLLRGPQRFTEILGFSEKGVEMYFQRFFNDKRLSQVAYDSVRANETLFTACFIPVICWIVCTVFREQFKDGVDMTRGLETTTSIFVYFVVTLLDHHCQGLNVSPPDMLKNLSELAEKETLKQHVLFDEKSVSEAVSDPTSVPFLCKFPLKRKIRVQMMFSFMHLSFQEFFTALCYTLMDMDQAHRKVNDLIGSVQGDQQDMKNTHLLPVIQFLLGLSNEEVRSSLTETLPLSVSPIRGLLEEWLLKVIKEMRDSRWGDDMKLFILHSLYELNEEHFVRKAMETWERVDLAFIPLKKTDCWVLRYCLLCCERIKSLCLNCCNISAQKLQMLAPGLQNCEELELHVHNLSDADTTDLTSALGEGKILDLRLDHSSLSCESLQLVLHALTKQKQVRTVDLQVSTIMSDAIAKIVDFIQTTSIGDQVCIELNEPTEESGDSLCSFLSVEKDSESLILSVKHRRTPDGTFDHSEIFNPQIKPSLSEISITMAQMKTPSINWIDYFNKFFALKDLTESLGFDEHVATLLSTLHSVPCLGSMFLVVSCVTERLAAGILSLINACPSLKTVQLYAGLIGNGMLSDEAVRLLHESQMVPEFTLVVIGKRCHKATERCNNNSQWSLSCNHRVQLQFQSGSFTEEDLEISYLEEDFSHGAT
- the LOC114789270 gene encoding NACHT, LRR and PYD domains-containing protein 3-like isoform X1; amino-acid sequence: MESSNHEENHDSNRKRSTSSVSDDEQAKRVKYSASSGSHISAPVLSHNDVQRDVNITNYYYGTSFPLANVEARANSSDQSDIIHDYRKLIHSEYATVQEYNSLPGEDVKLSDRYSELLIVQRHREQNEREKEIRSRGVSFQQVLSSRASEAYSSTSVEELFNPNSHGPSPKAVILQGNPGSGKSFTVKKIMCDWASGTLYMDRFDLVVHLRCKELNHVVGNKSVVELVNHSPKYLSLISRMLHDSPDRVLFLIDGFDELKLPLEEAATFPPSDLVTPATLHGTLSALLRGRILPKCFLLVTTRSTALDRLSRLLRGPQRFTEILGFSEKGVEMYFQRFFNDKRLSQVAYDSVRANETLFTACFIPVICWIVCTVFREQFKDGVDMTRGLETTTSIFVYFVVTLLDHHCQGLNVSPPDMLKNLSELAEKETLKQHVLFDEKSVSEAVSDPTSVPFLCKFPLKRKIRVQMMFSFMHLSFQEFFTALCYTLMDMDQAHRKVNDLIGSVQGDQQDMKNTHLLPVIQFLLGLSNEEVRSSLTETLPLSVSPIRGLLEEWLLKVIKEMRDSRWGDDMKLFILHSLYELNEEHFVRKAMETWERVDLAFIPLKKTDCWVLRYCLLCCERIKSLCLNCCNISAQKLQMLAPGLQNCEELELHVHNLSDADTTDLTSALGEGKILDLRLDHSSLSCESLQLVLHALTKQKQVRTVDLQVSTIMSDAIAKIVDFIQTTSIGDQVCIELNEPTEESGDSLCSFLSVEKDSESLILSVKHRRTPDGTFDHSEIFNPQIKPSLSEISITMAQMKTPSINWIDYFNKFFALKDLTESSLGFDEHVATLLSTLHSVPCLGSMFLVVSCVTERLAAGILSLINACPSLKTVQLYAGLIGNGMLSDEAVRLLHESQMVPEFTLVVIGKRCHKATERCNNNSQWSLSCNHRVQLQFQSGSFTEEDLEISYLEEDFSHGAT
- the LOC114789271 gene encoding uncharacterized protein LOC114789271, giving the protein MEAIEPIKMIAETLITLFQKEQSNKEQCKRLANCITTLVETLTALQKQDFGKNVKPLEARLAALKEVLDSAEAFLKKWGSTNKLFRFFKANKTEEKLQDLFQQLEDERKQLCFFLQVEQRDEMDNAKKKLDAVNETVKRTEDQVTAVHDVLENTNKTINSVDEEVGAIHNEVKKMNDALDNIVKRGETQNTVEQKHSSGAVQVQNASPSIQDSVQLLDKIRPEFVRGVSAAVINLLLDDLQQDRVLNALEVESIREENPARADKARVLIKLVLNKGKKSSEKMINHLIKHDPDFSATLGLC